The Silene latifolia isolate original U9 population chromosome Y, ASM4854445v1, whole genome shotgun sequence sequence TCAGCATTTTGTTGATGTTTGAAGAAAACCATGGTGATGGATATTTGGAGAAGATGAAGGTTAGGGAGAGAGATGAAGAGAATTAGAAAACTTGTGATTGAAAGAgtatacgtgtaattttattagaATTGTGTAATTGCTTACATCTTACAATAAAGGATTTCCCTTCCATATATAGTTGGTTTAACCAACTTAACTTAGGAATAGATGATTAGCTTAACTAACTAATGATTACTTAACAAACTTTGACTGATTATAAGATACTTTGACTTCTATATTCTAacaccccccctcaagttggagggtGTGAATGAAACAGCCCCAACTTGTGTTGTAGTTGATGATGTAGAGGGCCTGGCAATGCTTTGGTGAAAAGATCTGCTGGTTGTTGAAGTGTAGGAATATAGGATAGACTAATTAAACCATCTAGCAACTTCTCTCGAACAAAATGGCAATCTAAATCAATGTGTTTCTCTCGAACAGGATTCTTTGCAATATGGATAGCTGCCTGGCTATCACATTTGGCAAGAATGGCTTGAATATTAGGAACCTGTAGTTCAGTTAGTAGCCTTCTAAGCCATGCCAATTCTGCTGTGATTCGTCTTAATGACCTGTATTCTGCTTCTGCTGATGACAAGGACACAGTTTGTTGCTTCTTTGACTTCCACGAAATAAGACTTCCACCCATAAATACAAGGAACCCGCTAATAGATCGTCTGGTTTGGGGGCAAGCTGCCCAATCAGCATCACAGTAACCTGTGAGTGCATAATCTGGTTTGTTGTTTAGAAGAATGCCTTGAACAACATCCTTGGCTATGTACTTTAAGACATGAATGGCTGCATTCCAATGTTGTTCCCTTGGGAATGCCATGAACTGACTTAAGAGCTGTATAGGAAAGGCTATGTCAGGTCTTGTATGAGTTAAAAAGTTTAATTTACCCACTAATTTTCTGTAGTCAGCAGGCTTATCTATAAGATTGCTTGATTCAGCGTCTAATTTTCTGTGTTTGCTAGTCATTCTGGTTTACATGCTAATGCTGATAAAACCAGCATTTATTTTGGAGGTGTTTCTGATGACATTAAACAGCAAATTCTCACTGAATCTGGGTTTTCTCAAGGCTTCTTTTGGGGCATCCCTGCCAAAGGCAGAAAGCTAGttttcaagagttggaagaatatTTGTTCACCATGGTCTGCTAGAGGGTTTAACATTAAGGACATCCACATCTGGAACATATCCTTGTTGCTCAAATGAGTGTGGAAGCTTGTTGTACCTCCTGAGGGACTGTGGGCAAAATGGCAACACCTGTATATTCTGAAGTGCTCTAATATCTGGTCTGTTTAGGCAAAGGACCAATTCCCCTCTAGTTTCAAGAGTATCCTTTCAGATAGGGACACTCTTATATCTATGATAGGAGACTTGGATCAGGCCATTCTGAAGATTGGATGCTTGGTTAAGGGACAGAAACTTTTAAGTCAGTGACACCTATAATTTTCTCAGAAATGCTGCTACAGCTGGCCCATGGACAGTTGGTCTCTCTCATGCAGTTGTCCTTCCTAGTCACAGAATCGTGTGCTCCCTGGCTGTCCAACGTCATTTAGCAACCCTCAACAATCTGAAAAAACGAGGGTTCCACTTTGCCAACAGATGTTACTTGTGTGAGCAACAGGAAGAATCTCATTCACATCTCTTCTTTTCTTGCTCTTTTCAACAGCTATTTGGCAAGCTATGTTAGATTGGATGAGAGTATTAGAAGAAGTTGCCATGAATTAGAACAAGAGCTGCTCAAAATAAGTACTGTAGGGAGCAGGGGAACTTGAGAAACACCTGGTTTCAGACTACTATTGCTGCAACTACTTACCAGCTATGGAAGGAGAGAAATTGCAGAGTATTTCAGAACTAGAGAAGCAGTCTCCTGACAATCACTAGGAGGATACAGTTTCTGGTGTCAGCTCGTATGTTCAGTAAGACCAATCCTAAGTACCATGCTCATTTAATTACCTTTTTATGCTCATAGTCAGGGGCGGCCAATGAATTCCAGTGGCCCTGTTCAAAGTATTCATTGGGGGCCCTTAATTAGAACCACTAAATATCAATCCCTCTACTCGTTGGAGTGACCCTTCTTCATTTGCATGTACTGAAACATGGCTAAATTTGAGAAAGATCTCGAAATTGTAACACAAAATCCGTAAATTTTCAG is a genomic window containing:
- the LOC141629302 gene encoding secreted RxLR effector protein 161-like, which codes for MTSKHRKLDAESSNLIDKPADYRKLVGKLNFLTHTRPDIAFPIQLLSQFMAFPREQHWNAAIHVLKYIAKDVVQGILLNNKPDYALTGYCDADWAACPQTRRSISGFLVFMGGSLISWKSKKQQTVSLSSAEAEYRSLRRITAELAWLRRLLTELQVPNIQAILAKCDSQAAIHIAKNPVREKHIDLDCHFVREKLLDGLISLSYIPTLQQPADLFTKALPGPLHHQLQHKLGLFHSHPPT